In the genome of Streptomyces sp. NBC_00259, the window CGAGTTCGACGTACTCGCGACACTGCGGCGCTCGGGAGAGCCGTACACGCTCTCACCGCGCCAGCTGTCGGCGACGCTGATGCTGACGACGGGCGGCATGACCGGGCGCCTGGACCGCCTGGAGCGGGCCGGACTGCTCAGCCGCAGCCCCGACCCGCACGACCGGCGCGGACTTCGGGTGACCCTCAGCGACCGGGGCCGGGCGCTGGTGGACGAGGCCGTGGAGGCGGGACTCGCGGCGCAGCGCGAGGCGCTGGAATCGGCGCTCGACGAGGAGGAGGCGGAGCAGCTGGCGGGACTGCTGCGGAAGCTGCTGACCTCGATCGGGGCCTAGTCTTCTGAGTCGGGAATTCTGTTCAGATATGAGGCAAGGCGTTCGAGGATCTCGTCGGCTGTCTTGGTCCAGACGTAGGGCTTCGGGTCGGTGTTCCAGGCTGCGATCCAGTTGCGGATGTCCTTCTCCAGGGCTTGGACGGATCTGTGGACGCCTCGCCGTATCTGCTTGTTGGTGAGTTCGGCGAACCATCGCTCGACGAGGTTGAGCCAGGATGAGCCCGTCGGTGTGAAGTGCAGGTGGAACCGGGGATGGGCCAGCAGCCACTTCTTGATGGCGGGTGTCTTGTGGGTGGCGTAGTTGTCGCAGATCAGGTGGACATCCAGGCCGGCGGGCACTTCCTTGTCGAGCTTGACCAGGAACTTCTTGAACTCCTCGGCGCGGTGTCGGCGGTGCAGCGAGCCGATGACTTTGCCGGTGGCGACCTCCAGGGCCGCGAACAGTGTGGTGGTCCCGGAGCGGACGTAGTCGTGGGTCGCCCGCTCGGGAACCCCGGGCATCATCGGCAGCACGGGCTGGGACCTGTCCAGGGCCTGGATCTGCGATTTCTCATCCACGCAGAACACCAACGCCCGCTCGGGCGGGTCCAGGTAAAGCCCCACGACGTCGTGGACCTTGTCGACGAAGTACGGATCGGTTGACAGTTTGAAGGTCTCCGACCGATGCGGCTGCAGTCCGAACGCCCGCCAGATCCGTGACACCGACGACTGCGACAGGCCCACCTCCTTCGCCATCGACCGAGTCGACCAGTGTGTTGCGTTCTTCGGCGTGGACTCCAGTGTTTTCGTGACCACCGCGGCGACCTGCTCGTCCGTCACCGTCCTGGGTCCGCCCGGACGCGGCATGTCACCCAGGCCGGCGATCCGGTACTGCACAAAGCGGGACCGCCAACGGCCCACCGCATGAGGCGTGGAACCCAGCCGGGCCGCCACATCCTTGTTCGAGGCACCCTCGGCACACGCCAGGATGATCCGACACCGCAAGGCCCACGCCTGCGGCGTGGAACGACGCCGCACCCACCCCTCGAGTGCAGCCCGCTCCTCATCCGACAGTCTCAACTCGGCCTTCGGCCGCCCCGTCCGCGCCATGAGGCAAGCCTACATATCTGAACAGAACTCCTGACTCAGCAGACTAGGTCGTGTCTGACAAATAGCGCCGTCCGCCCGCAGGGCGGGGCGTGCGGCGTCCGGTGCGTGCAATCGCAAGGCGGTGGGGGTGCCCCCGGCCGAAGGCTGGGGGAGGGCATCCTCGTACTGGACGTACTTGGATGAGTCCGACAACGCAGCGTGGGGGCACCTCCCGTGCCCGAAGGGCTACGGGGGAGTGCGTGCCGGGCGTCGCGCGCCAGGCGGGATTTGTCAGACACGGCCTACGGGACGTCCCCTGCATGTTGGTTCCCGGCCCGTCGGGACGCCGGGCCGGGAACGCACGAAAGCGCCGCGCGGTGCGTACCGCGCGGCGCCCTCACGAAAGGTGCGAAGGAGCGGGTGCTCAGGCCTGCTTCTTGGGCCTGTCGGACTTGTCGAGGACCATCACCAGGCCCGCGATCACCAGGAACAGGACGATCGGCGCCGCGACGAACAGGCCGAGGGTCTCGGCCACGCTCAGGCCGGGACCCGGGTCGTCACCGTCGTCGGAGATCAGCGCGAGCGCCGGGGACGACATGAGCAGCATCATCAGCGTCGTACCGGCCGCGACGGTGCCGGCGCGCAGGGCGTTCTTCTTGTCCACGGTGCAAACGTAGCGAACGACTAGGAGAGGCGCGCGCCCGGGGTGCCCGTACGGGGTGTGGGCGCCGTCCGGAAGATCTCCATCAGGGCGTGCAGCCGCGGCGAGGTGGCCAGTTCCTCCAGGGTCAGGGGGCGGCCTTCGGCGTCCGCGAGGGGCAGCCGCCAGTTCGGGTACTGGTCCCAGGTGCCCGGCATGTTCTGCGGCCGCCGGTCCCCCACCGCGTCCGGCAGCCAGACGCCGACCATCCGGGCGGGGGTGCGCAGCAGGAACCGGTACACGGCCCGGATCTCGCCCTCCTCGTCGTGCGTGCCCTCGGGCAGCAGACCGAGCCGGGTCAGACAGGCGCGCCACTCCGCGACCTCCGCGGAGTCCTCCGTACGTTCCTGGTCCAGCGGCCGGGTGAGCAGCCCCAGCCGGTGGCGCAGCGCCACGTGCTCGCCGGTGAGACGGGCCGCGGTGGACGGCAGATCGTGGGTGGTCGCCGTGGCCACACAGCCCTCGCGCCAGCGACCCGGGGGCAGCGGGCGGCGGGTGCCGGTCCAGTCGCGCTCGAACCAGAGCACGGACGTGCCGAGCACGCCCCGGCGCGAGAGGGTCTCGCGCACGCCGGGCTCGACCGTGCCGAGGTCCTCCCCTATGACGACGGCTCCGGCGCGGTGTGCCTCCAGGACGAGGACGGCGAGCATCGCCTCGGCGTCGTAGCGCACGTACGTGCCCTCGGTGGGCTCGGCGCCGATGGGCACCCACCACAGCCGGAACAGGCCCATGACATGGTCGAGCCGCAGCGCACCCGCATGCCGGAGAAGCTCGCGCAGGAGTCCGCGGTACGGGGCGTAGCCGGACGCGGCGAGGACGTCGGGCCGCCACGGCGGCAGGCCCCAGTCCTGGCCGCGCGCGTTGAACGCGTCCGGCGGCGCCCCCACCGACATCCCCGCGGCGAACGCGTCCTGCTGCGCCCAGGCGTCGGCGCCGCCCGGGTGCACGCCGACGGCGAGGTCGTGGACGATGCCGACGGGCATTCCCGCGTCGCGCGCCGCCGCGGACGCCGCGGCCAGCTGCTCGTCGGTGAGCCAGGCGAGCCGGCAGTGGAAGTCGACACGGTCCATCAGCTCGTCGCGGGCGCGGGCGGTCTCCGCGGAGCGCGGGTCGCGCAGCCCGGCGGGCCAGGCGTGCCAGTCGGAGCCGTGGATCTCCGCGAGGGCGCACCAGGTGGCGTGGTCGTCCAGTGCCTCGCCCCGGTCGGCCAGGAAGTCGCAGTACGCGGCCCACCGGCCGGGGCCGAGCGGGACGCGCAGCACCAGCTCCAGCGCCTGGAGCTTGAGCTCCCACACGGCGTCGCGGTCGATCAGCGCGCCCTTGCGCAGAACGGTCCCGCGCAGCCCGGCCGCCTTCTCCACGAGGGCGTCGAGGCGGACCCGGTCCTGGCCGGTGACGTACGCGTACTCGGGGACGTCCTCGATCCGCAGATGCACGGGATCGGGGAAGCGGCGCGAGGACGGCCGGTACGGGGACGGGTCGGTCGGCGCGCCGGGCACCGCCGCGTGCAGCGGGTTGACCTGCACGAACCCGGCCCCGAGCGCCCGGCCGGCCCAGGCCGCGAGCTCCGCGAGGTCCCCGAGATCGCCCATCCCCCACGACCGTGCGGACAGCAGCGAGTAGAGCTGCACCAGGAAGCCGTGCGCCCGCCCCGGCGGCGGCGCGACCGCCTCGGGCGCGACGACGAGCGTGGCGCGCGCCGTGCGGCCGTCGGGTGTGCGCACGGTCAATCCATGCAAGCCGGTGGGCAGTTCGGCCCAGTCGGCGGGCGCGGGTGGCTGCTCGTCGGCGCCCCCCGCGCGCGGTGCGCGTTCGCGCCATTCCCGCGTGCCGCCGTCCTCCAGGTGCACCCGTACACGGGCGCCCGGAGGAACGGCGACGGGTGGCCCGGTCACCGGGAGCCAGGCCACCACCGTCGGAGGGAGGAGGCGCTCCTCGGCGGCGGTGTCGGCCGCGGCGAGGGCCGTGCGGACCGAGTCGGAGGTGGCGGCGTCCACGCCGAGGGCGGCGAGCACCGCGACGACCGTGGAGTCGGGCACGGGAACGGTGACGCCCGCCGAGGGCGAGTACGTGGTGGCGACACCGTGCAGCGCGGCCAGCCGGGCCAGGCCCATTCAGACTCCTGGGGACTCCGTGCCGCCGGCTGCGCCGGGGGCGGTGGGTTCGCTGGTGAGGGGGGTGGCCTCGGCGAGCGGGGGCTCGCTGGTCAGGGGGGTGGCGTCGGCGAGCGGGGGCTCGCTGGTCAGGGGCAGGGCGGCGGTGAACGGCGGCTCGCTGGTCAGGGGCAGGGCGCCGGCGAGCGGCGGCTCGCTCGTGAGCGGGCCGGGCACCGGTTTGGACAGGGCGGAGAGCAGCAGCTGCGCGGAAGCGGCCACGGGTGGCCTCCTAAAGGTGGGCAACGGGACATTGCAGCCCTACCCAGCGGGCACGGCCGCAGACGTACACCTGTCGTCAACGTGTTCCGTGTCACATTCTGCTCCACGCACGGGAGTTGAGCCGCCCGTCCGCGTCCCTCGCGCGTCGTCGGGCAAATACGACACAACAGTCAGCCACATTGACACGTTCACCGCACCGGTGGTGGGCTCGAACCCGTTTCGCTGGGGCACGGGGAGTCGAGGGGAGCCTGATGTGCGGTTCGGGCGCAGAAAGCAGACGGCGACGGCCGTCGCCGTCGCGGTCATCGGCGGACTGCTCGGCACGGCTCCCGGAGCCGCCGCCGCCCCGGACGTACCGGGTCCCCCCGCCACCACGGTGCCCGAGCGGGAGGGCGAGGGGACACCGCCCGCGGTCTGGCCGCGTCCGCAGACGCTGAAGTCCACCGGACCGGCCGTGCGGCTCGGTGAGGACGTGACCCTCCTCGCCGCCCCGGACGCCGATCCGTACGCCGTGGAAGCGGTTCGCGAGGCGCTGCGTGCCGCCGGGGTGCGGACCGTCCACACCTCGCTGCCCGGCCGTGGCCCTGTGCTCCATCTCGGCGGCAGCGGCGCACTCGAAGCCCTGCGCGCCCTGCGCGCCTCCGAACGCGCCGATCTGCCCTCCGGCGGCTACCGCATCGCCACCGGCCGTGTCTCGGGCCGGGACACCGTCGCCCTTGACGGTGTCGGTGCCGACGGGCTGTTCCACGGCGCCCAGACGCTGCGGCAGCTCGTGAAGGACGGCGCGGTCGCCGGCGTCGCCGTGCGGGACTGGCCCGGCACGGCCGTGCGCGGAGTGACGGAGGGGTTCTACGGACAGCCCTGGACCCACGAACAGCGGCTGGCGCAGATCGACTTCATGGGCCGGACCAAGCAGAACCGGTACCTCTACGCGCCGGGCGACGACGCCTTCCGGCAGACCCGCTGGCGCGATCCGTATCCCGCCGACCAGCGCGCCGCGTTCCGCGAACTCGCCGAGCGGGCCGCCCGCAACCATGTGACGCTCGCCTGGGCCGTCGCCCCCGCCCAGTCCATGTGCCTGGCCTCCGACGACGACGCCAAGGCCCTCAAGCGCAAGGTCGACGCCATGTGGGCGCTCGGCGTACGCGCCTTCCAACTGCAGTTCCAGGACGTCAGCTACAGCGAGTGGCACTGCGACCGGGACGCCGACACCTTCGGCTCGGGGCCCGCCGCCGCGGCGAAGGCGCAGGCGCGGCTCGCCGGGGAGCTGGCGGACCATCTCGCGGAACGCCACCCCGAGGCGGCGCCACTCACGGTGATGCCGACGGAGTTCCACCAGGACGGCGCGACCGAGTACCGCACGGCCCTCGCCTCGGCGCTCGACGCCCGGGTGCAGGTCGCCTGGACCGGCGTCGGGGTCGTACCGCGCACCATCACCGGGCGGGAACTGGCCGGGGCCCGCGAGGTGTTCCGCCACCCGGTGGTCACGATGGACAACTATCCGGTCAACGACTACGCCCAGGACAGGCTCTTCCTCGGCCCCTACACCGGCCGCGAGCCGGCCGTCGCGACGGGCTCGGCGGCGTTGCTCGCCAACGCCATGGAGCAGCCGGCCGCGTCCCGCATCCCCCTGTTCACCACCGCCGACTACGCATGGAACCCCAAGGGTTACCGGCCGCAGGAGTCCTGGCGGGCGGCGATAGACGACCTCGCGGGCGGCGACCCGAAGACCCGGGAGGCGCTCGGCGTGCTCGCCGGGAACCACGCGTCGTCCCTCCTCGACCCCACCGAGTCCGCCTATCTGAGCCCGCTGCTGGCGGAGTTCTGGCGGTCCCGTACCAGCACGGACGCGGACGCCAGGGACGCGGCGGCCGAACGGCTGCGGGCCGCGTTCACCGTGATGCGGGAGGCGCCCCGGCGGCTGGCCGCGCTCGATGCCGAAGTGGGGCCGTGGGTGGACCAGTTGGCCCGCTACGGCACGGCGGGCGAGGTCGCCGTCGACATGCTCCAGGCCCAGGCGCGCGGCGACGGCGAGACGGCGTGGCGGTCCTCGCTGGCCCTCGCGCCGCTGCGCACGGCGATCGGCGCACGGCGGGTGACGGTCGGCAACGGCGTCCTCGGCCCGTTCCTGACCCGGGTGGCGAAGGAGTCCGCGGCGTGGACGGGCGCGGACCGCAGGCCGGGACCGGTGACCCGGACCGCCGACGCGTACACGGTGCGGCTGGACCGCGCCCGGCCCGTCGAAGTGGTGACCGCGATGACCGAGCCCGCCGCGGAGGGCGCGGCCGGCGTCACGGGCACGCTGGAGGCTCATGTGCCGGGCGGGGGCTGGCGCCGGCTCGGCGCGCTCGCCCCGTCAGGCTGGACGCAGCACCGCACCCAGGGACTGCGGGTGGACGCGCTGCGGATCACCGGGGCGGCCGGTGTCCACGCGCTCGTTCCGTGGTTCGCCGACGAACCCCGGGCGCGGCTCGCGCTCGTACGGGGCGAACTGGACGCGCCCATCGGCGGCGGTCCGCAGCGGACGGAGGCGTACGTCGCCGCCCGGCGGCCGGACGAGGTGCGGGGTCCGCTGACCGCGAAGGCTCCGAAGGGCATCACGGTGGCCGTGCCGAAGGAGGTGCGGGTGCCGCGGGGCCGGCGGACGGCCGTGCCGGTCGAGGTGACCGTGCCGCCGGGGACTCCGGCGGGCGAGTACCAGGTGCCGTTCACCTTCGACGGCGAGGAGCGCACCCTGACGGTGCGGGCCTACCCGCGCACCGGCGGCCCCGATGTGCTGCGTACGGCCAGGGCCTCCTCCTCCGGCGACGAGACGCCCGACTTCCCGGCCTCCGCGGCCACGGACGGCGACCCGGCCACGCGCTGGTCCTCCCCCGCGGAGGACGGCGCCTGGTGGCAGGCGGAGCTGCCCGGGCCGACCCGGCTTGGCCAGGTGGTGCTGCACTGGCAGGACGCCCACGCCACGCGATACCGCATCCAGGTCTCGGCGGACGGCCGCAACTGGCGCACGGCGGCGACGGTCCGCGACGGCAGGGGCGGCCGAGAGTCGATCCGCATGGACGCGCCGGGGGTTCGCTTCGTCCGGGTGCAGGGCGAGACACGCGCGACCCGCTTCGGCTACTCGCTGTGGTCGGTGGAGGCGTACGCGGTGTCGGAGCAGGAGGTCGGCGCCCCCTGACCCGAGGGTCGGCGGGGGCACCCGCACACAACAGTGGCCCGGATCCTCAGGCGGATATGCCGTCGATCCGGGCCATCGCGTCGTCCGCGCCGAACGGCTGCAGATATGGCAGCCAGCGCGGGTCCCTATGCCCTGTGCCGATGATGCGCCAGGCCAGGCCGCTCGGTGGGGCGGGTTGGTGCCGCAGCCGCCAGCCCAGCTCGCGCAGGTGCCGGTCGGCCTTGACGTGGTTGCAGCGGCGGCACGCGGCCACCACGTTGTCCCAGACGTGCTGACCGCCGCGACTGCGCGGAACGACGTGGTCGACGCTGGTTGCGACACCACCGCAGTACATGCAGCGGCCCCCGTCGCGGGCGAACAGCGCGCGGCGGGTCAGAGGAACGGGCCCCCGGTAGGGGACCCGGACGAAGCGCTTGAGCCTGACCACGCTGGGCGCGGGCATCACTCGGGTCTCACTGTGCATGAAGGCGCCGGACTCCTCGAGACAGATGGCTTTGTTCTCGAGGACGAGGACGAGCGCGCGGCGGAGCGGTACGACGCCGAGTGGCTCGTACGACGCGTTGAGGACCAGGACATGCGGCACGGATGCCTCCTTGTACGCCGGCGGCGCGTGGCTCGCGCCGGGACGATCTGCTCTCAGTCTCTCCTCATGCCTGGTCGAAGCGCCACTACGTCCCCGTAACGGGCCGGAAGGATTTTGTGTGCGCTCGGCCACACCGGAAGGATGCCCGGGTGAGCCTTGTCTCT includes:
- a CDS encoding MarR family winged helix-turn-helix transcriptional regulator, with the protein product MTSTPDPVDAITAQWAAVRPELDTVPMAVFGRIYRLSSAMALRIDKAYKPFGIARGEFDVLATLRRSGEPYTLSPRQLSATLMLTTGGMTGRLDRLERAGLLSRSPDPHDRRGLRVTLSDRGRALVDEAVEAGLAAQREALESALDEEEAEQLAGLLRKLLTSIGA
- a CDS encoding IS630 family transposase encodes the protein MARTGRPKAELRLSDEERAALEGWVRRRSTPQAWALRCRIILACAEGASNKDVAARLGSTPHAVGRWRSRFVQYRIAGLGDMPRPGGPRTVTDEQVAAVVTKTLESTPKNATHWSTRSMAKEVGLSQSSVSRIWRAFGLQPHRSETFKLSTDPYFVDKVHDVVGLYLDPPERALVFCVDEKSQIQALDRSQPVLPMMPGVPERATHDYVRSGTTTLFAALEVATGKVIGSLHRRHRAEEFKKFLVKLDKEVPAGLDVHLICDNYATHKTPAIKKWLLAHPRFHLHFTPTGSSWLNLVERWFAELTNKQIRRGVHRSVQALEKDIRNWIAAWNTDPKPYVWTKTADEILERLASYLNRIPDSED
- the malQ gene encoding 4-alpha-glucanotransferase; its protein translation is MGLARLAALHGVATTYSPSAGVTVPVPDSTVVAVLAALGVDAATSDSVRTALAAADTAAEERLLPPTVVAWLPVTGPPVAVPPGARVRVHLEDGGTREWRERAPRAGGADEQPPAPADWAELPTGLHGLTVRTPDGRTARATLVVAPEAVAPPPGRAHGFLVQLYSLLSARSWGMGDLGDLAELAAWAGRALGAGFVQVNPLHAAVPGAPTDPSPYRPSSRRFPDPVHLRIEDVPEYAYVTGQDRVRLDALVEKAAGLRGTVLRKGALIDRDAVWELKLQALELVLRVPLGPGRWAAYCDFLADRGEALDDHATWCALAEIHGSDWHAWPAGLRDPRSAETARARDELMDRVDFHCRLAWLTDEQLAAASAAARDAGMPVGIVHDLAVGVHPGGADAWAQQDAFAAGMSVGAPPDAFNARGQDWGLPPWRPDVLAASGYAPYRGLLRELLRHAGALRLDHVMGLFRLWWVPIGAEPTEGTYVRYDAEAMLAVLVLEAHRAGAVVIGEDLGTVEPGVRETLSRRGVLGTSVLWFERDWTGTRRPLPPGRWREGCVATATTHDLPSTAARLTGEHVALRHRLGLLTRPLDQERTEDSAEVAEWRACLTRLGLLPEGTHDEEGEIRAVYRFLLRTPARMVGVWLPDAVGDRRPQNMPGTWDQYPNWRLPLADAEGRPLTLEELATSPRLHALMEIFRTAPTPRTGTPGARLS
- a CDS encoding beta-N-acetylglucosaminidase domain-containing protein yields the protein MRFGRRKQTATAVAVAVIGGLLGTAPGAAAAPDVPGPPATTVPEREGEGTPPAVWPRPQTLKSTGPAVRLGEDVTLLAAPDADPYAVEAVREALRAAGVRTVHTSLPGRGPVLHLGGSGALEALRALRASERADLPSGGYRIATGRVSGRDTVALDGVGADGLFHGAQTLRQLVKDGAVAGVAVRDWPGTAVRGVTEGFYGQPWTHEQRLAQIDFMGRTKQNRYLYAPGDDAFRQTRWRDPYPADQRAAFRELAERAARNHVTLAWAVAPAQSMCLASDDDAKALKRKVDAMWALGVRAFQLQFQDVSYSEWHCDRDADTFGSGPAAAAKAQARLAGELADHLAERHPEAAPLTVMPTEFHQDGATEYRTALASALDARVQVAWTGVGVVPRTITGRELAGAREVFRHPVVTMDNYPVNDYAQDRLFLGPYTGREPAVATGSAALLANAMEQPAASRIPLFTTADYAWNPKGYRPQESWRAAIDDLAGGDPKTREALGVLAGNHASSLLDPTESAYLSPLLAEFWRSRTSTDADARDAAAERLRAAFTVMREAPRRLAALDAEVGPWVDQLARYGTAGEVAVDMLQAQARGDGETAWRSSLALAPLRTAIGARRVTVGNGVLGPFLTRVAKESAAWTGADRRPGPVTRTADAYTVRLDRARPVEVVTAMTEPAAEGAAGVTGTLEAHVPGGGWRRLGALAPSGWTQHRTQGLRVDALRITGAAGVHALVPWFADEPRARLALVRGELDAPIGGGPQRTEAYVAARRPDEVRGPLTAKAPKGITVAVPKEVRVPRGRRTAVPVEVTVPPGTPAGEYQVPFTFDGEERTLTVRAYPRTGGPDVLRTARASSSGDETPDFPASAATDGDPATRWSSPAEDGAWWQAELPGPTRLGQVVLHWQDAHATRYRIQVSADGRNWRTAATVRDGRGGRESIRMDAPGVRFVRVQGETRATRFGYSLWSVEAYAVSEQEVGAP
- a CDS encoding HNH endonuclease, translated to MPHVLVLNASYEPLGVVPLRRALVLVLENKAICLEESGAFMHSETRVMPAPSVVRLKRFVRVPYRGPVPLTRRALFARDGGRCMYCGGVATSVDHVVPRSRGGQHVWDNVVAACRRCNHVKADRHLRELGWRLRHQPAPPSGLAWRIIGTGHRDPRWLPYLQPFGADDAMARIDGISA